In Georgenia soli, a genomic segment contains:
- a CDS encoding deoxyguanosinetriphosphate triphosphohydrolase yields the protein MRQADVYTDRDRERWWSEAPKNPRRTAFERDRARVLHSSALRRLGAKTQVLGPSSDDFVRTRLTHSLEVAQVGRELGKVLGCDPDVVDTACLSHDLGHPPFGHNGERALHEVALGIGGFEGNAQTLRLLSRLEPKVFADDGTCVGLNLTRASLDAATKYPWQAGDGPRRADGTSTRKFGVYPDDEPVFAWLRQGAPERRKCLEAQVMDLADDISYSVHDVEDAIVGGRVDLERLRVTAEQERVVAQVRDWYDPAVDDDTLGAALDRLVSHPIWVSSYDGSRRDLARLKDLTSQLIGRFCAAAEDATRAAYGTGPLTRYEADLIVPDETLAEIFVLKGVAALYVMAPREHEPLYLAQRTILFDLVDALAESGARHLEEPFAADWREAGDDGARLRVVIDQVASLTDTSAQQWHARLCGMLSEVY from the coding sequence GTGCGCCAGGCCGACGTGTACACCGACCGCGACCGCGAGCGGTGGTGGAGCGAGGCGCCGAAGAACCCCCGGCGCACCGCCTTCGAGCGGGACCGGGCGCGCGTGCTGCACTCCTCGGCGCTGCGGCGCCTGGGCGCCAAGACGCAGGTGCTCGGCCCCTCGAGCGACGACTTCGTCCGCACGCGGCTGACGCACTCCCTCGAGGTGGCGCAGGTGGGCCGCGAGCTGGGCAAGGTCCTCGGCTGCGACCCGGACGTCGTCGACACAGCGTGCCTCTCCCACGACCTCGGGCACCCGCCCTTCGGGCACAACGGCGAGCGCGCCCTGCACGAGGTGGCCCTCGGCATCGGCGGGTTCGAGGGCAACGCCCAGACGCTCCGGCTGCTCTCCCGCCTGGAGCCGAAGGTCTTCGCCGACGACGGCACGTGCGTCGGCCTCAACCTCACCCGGGCGAGCCTGGACGCCGCGACGAAGTACCCGTGGCAGGCCGGCGACGGCCCGCGCCGGGCGGACGGGACGAGCACCCGGAAGTTCGGCGTGTACCCGGACGACGAGCCCGTCTTCGCATGGTTGCGCCAGGGGGCGCCCGAGCGGCGCAAGTGCCTCGAGGCGCAGGTGATGGACCTGGCGGACGACATCTCCTACTCCGTCCACGACGTCGAGGACGCGATCGTGGGCGGGCGGGTGGACCTGGAGAGGCTGCGGGTCACCGCCGAGCAGGAGCGGGTCGTGGCGCAGGTGCGGGACTGGTACGACCCGGCGGTGGACGACGACACCCTCGGCGCCGCCCTCGACCGGCTCGTCAGCCACCCCATCTGGGTGTCCTCCTACGACGGCTCGCGCCGCGACCTCGCGCGGCTGAAGGACCTCACGAGCCAGCTCATCGGCCGGTTCTGCGCCGCCGCGGAGGACGCCACCCGGGCCGCCTACGGCACCGGTCCGCTGACCCGGTACGAGGCCGACCTCATCGTTCCGGACGAGACGCTGGCCGAGATCTTCGTCCTCAAGGGCGTCGCGGCCCTGTACGTCATGGCGCCGCGCGAGCACGAGCCGCTGTACCTGGCCCAGCGGACGATCCTCTTCGACCTGGTGGACGCCCTCGCGGAGTCCGGTGCGCGCCACCTCGAGGAGCCCTTCGCGGCGGACTGGCGGGAGGCCGGGGACGACGGCGCCCGGCTGCGCGTGGTCATCGACCAGGTCGCGTCACTGACGGACACCTCCGCCCAGCAGTGGCACGCCCGGCTGTGCGGGATGCTCTCCGAGGTCTACTGA
- the dnaG gene encoding DNA primase, protein MASLIRREDIAAVRERARIDEVVGTYVTLKPAGVGSMKGLCPFHDERTPSFHVRPQLGLWHCFGCDEGGDVISFVQKIDHLPFTEAVEHLAARTGIQLRYEDGGTTRPREEVGRRQRLIEAHRVAEEYFVAQLDSPGAAPGRQFLADRGFDRQAAATFGVGFAPQGWDNLLRHLRGRGFTEAELTASGLVSQGNRGIYDRFRGRLVWPIRDITGETVGFGARRLLEEDQGPKYLNTPETPIYKKSQVLYGLDLAKRTIAKERKVVVVEGYTDVMAAHLSGVTTAVATCGTAFGTDHIRIVRRLLGDTADAATGVIFSSGATHGGEVIFTFDGDAAGQKAALRAFEEDQRFAAQTFVAVSPDGLDPCDLRLERGDAAVRDLVASRQPLFAFAIRSVLAQLDLSTAEGRVAALRAAAPVVAGIRDRALRWEYSRSLSGWLGMDQVAVRRAVQAAERSGPVGGGPGHPEQQGGGGPASRYGGGPGGRNGGGRSDGRPPAPVPGGYDGGGAAARPFREDPVAQLERQVLEVVLQLPQHALAAGFDALAPDTFTVPAYRGVHDAIRAAGGTTAFGQEVERLSAQGGGGDVAGHAAARWAEQVRENAVGPVAGVITELAVAPLPEDRPDALAGYARGVLVALIRMGLTREIADVKGTLQRTDPGDPTYAQIFAQLMELENRRRSLSGE, encoded by the coding sequence ATGGCAAGCCTCATCCGGCGCGAGGACATCGCGGCAGTCCGCGAACGCGCACGGATCGACGAGGTCGTCGGCACCTACGTCACCCTCAAGCCGGCCGGCGTGGGGTCGATGAAGGGCCTGTGCCCCTTCCACGACGAGCGCACCCCCTCCTTCCACGTCCGCCCCCAGCTGGGCCTGTGGCACTGCTTCGGCTGCGACGAGGGCGGCGACGTCATCTCGTTCGTCCAGAAGATCGACCACCTGCCCTTCACCGAGGCCGTCGAGCACCTCGCCGCCAGGACCGGCATCCAGCTGCGCTACGAGGACGGCGGCACCACCCGCCCGCGCGAGGAGGTCGGCAGGCGGCAGCGTCTCATCGAGGCGCACCGCGTGGCGGAGGAGTACTTCGTCGCCCAGCTCGACTCCCCGGGCGCCGCGCCCGGCCGGCAGTTCCTCGCGGACCGCGGGTTCGACCGGCAGGCGGCGGCGACGTTCGGCGTGGGCTTCGCCCCGCAGGGCTGGGACAACCTCCTGCGCCACCTGCGCGGGCGCGGGTTCACCGAGGCCGAGCTCACCGCCTCCGGCCTCGTCTCCCAGGGCAACCGCGGGATCTACGACCGGTTCCGCGGGCGCCTCGTGTGGCCGATCCGGGACATCACCGGCGAGACCGTGGGCTTCGGCGCCCGCCGGCTCCTCGAGGAGGACCAGGGCCCGAAGTACCTCAACACGCCCGAGACCCCGATCTACAAGAAGTCCCAGGTGCTCTACGGCCTCGACCTCGCCAAGCGGACCATCGCCAAGGAGCGCAAGGTCGTCGTCGTCGAGGGGTACACGGACGTCATGGCGGCGCACCTGTCCGGTGTCACCACCGCGGTGGCCACCTGCGGCACGGCGTTCGGCACCGACCACATCCGTATCGTGCGCCGCCTGCTCGGCGACACGGCCGACGCCGCCACCGGCGTGATCTTCTCCTCCGGCGCCACCCACGGCGGCGAGGTCATCTTCACCTTCGACGGCGACGCGGCCGGCCAGAAGGCGGCCCTGCGCGCCTTCGAGGAGGACCAGCGGTTCGCGGCGCAGACCTTCGTCGCCGTCAGCCCGGACGGTCTCGACCCGTGCGACCTGCGCCTGGAGCGCGGGGACGCCGCGGTGCGCGACCTGGTGGCCTCCCGGCAGCCGCTCTTCGCGTTCGCGATCCGCTCCGTGCTGGCGCAGCTCGACCTGTCGACGGCGGAGGGGCGGGTCGCCGCGCTGCGGGCCGCCGCGCCCGTGGTCGCCGGGATCCGGGACCGGGCGCTGCGCTGGGAGTACTCGCGCTCGCTCTCGGGGTGGCTCGGCATGGACCAGGTGGCGGTGCGACGGGCCGTGCAGGCGGCGGAACGGTCCGGGCCGGTCGGAGGGGGCCCGGGGCACCCGGAGCAGCAGGGCGGCGGAGGACCCGCCTCTCGGTACGGCGGGGGGCCTGGCGGCCGCAACGGCGGTGGCCGGTCCGACGGCCGCCCGCCCGCACCGGTCCCGGGCGGGTACGACGGCGGCGGCGCAGCCGCCCGGCCGTTCCGCGAGGACCCGGTCGCCCAGCTGGAGCGGCAGGTGCTGGAGGTGGTCCTCCAGCTGCCGCAGCACGCCCTTGCCGCCGGCTTCGACGCACTGGCGCCGGACACCTTCACGGTCCCCGCCTACCGCGGCGTCCACGACGCCATCCGTGCCGCCGGCGGGACGACGGCCTTCGGTCAGGAGGTCGAACGGCTCTCGGCACAGGGCGGGGGAGGCGACGTCGCCGGGCACGCCGCCGCGCGGTGGGCCGAGCAGGTCCGGGAGAACGCCGTCGGCCCGGTGGCCGGCGTCATCACCGAGCTCGCCGTCGCGCCGCTCCCGGAGGACCGGCCCGACGCGCTGGCCGGGTACGCGCGCGGGGTGCTGGTGGCGCTGATCCGGATGGGCCTGACCCGTGAGATCGCGGACGTGAAGGGCACGCTGCAGCGCACCGACCCGGGCGACCCGACCTACGCGCAGATCTTCGCTCAGCTGATGGAGCTGGAGAACCGGCGCCGCTCGCTCAGCGGGGAGTGA
- a CDS encoding STAS domain-containing protein — MSDAAAASTGPRADEQGLVSVLTSPARVRIVLAGPVDASLSDELATAAREAADAGVPVDVDTRTVTFMDSTVIAAIAHLAHRISHRVRFIEPPDLVRFLLEVTHIGEVVDVVDHDPGFPGALSPTSAR; from the coding sequence ATGAGCGACGCCGCAGCAGCGAGCACCGGCCCCCGGGCGGACGAGCAGGGCCTGGTCTCCGTGCTGACCTCACCCGCGCGGGTACGCATCGTCCTCGCCGGGCCGGTCGACGCCAGCCTGAGCGACGAGCTCGCGACCGCCGCACGAGAGGCCGCGGACGCAGGGGTTCCCGTCGACGTCGACACACGGACCGTCACGTTCATGGACTCCACGGTCATCGCGGCGATCGCCCACCTCGCCCACCGCATCTCCCACCGGGTACGGTTCATCGAGCCGCCCGATCTCGTCCGCTTCCTCCTCGAGGTCACCCATATCGGCGAGGTGGTCGACGTCGTGGACCACGACCCCGGCTTCCCGGGCGCACTGTCCCCCACCTCGGCCCGATGA
- a CDS encoding magnesium and cobalt transport protein CorA — protein MSVVDNVIYVDGTRVAAPESLERTFDLLREHGGMAWVGLYRPTPAEVGTIAREFGLHELAQEDTNKAHQRPKLERYGNTLFTVLRPARYLEDVEKVEFGELHVFTGPGFVVTVRHAESPNLARVRRRLEREPDTLRHGPEAVLYAILDEVVDQYGPVVAGLENDIDEIEDQLFESDPNVSRRIYELSREVMAFQRATHPLLSMLEHLEQGFDRYGVDIELRHRLRDVHDHTIRVVERVGAFRALLQNALTVNATLVAQEQNEEMRRVTEASYLQSEQVKRISSWAAILFAPTLVGTIYGMNFRHMPELGWRFGYPFALLAMVAMGVVLYIVFKRHRWL, from the coding sequence ATGAGCGTGGTCGACAACGTCATCTACGTGGACGGCACCCGGGTCGCAGCGCCGGAGAGCCTCGAGCGGACGTTCGACCTCCTGCGCGAGCACGGCGGCATGGCGTGGGTGGGGCTGTACCGGCCGACGCCGGCGGAGGTCGGGACCATCGCCCGGGAGTTCGGCCTGCACGAGCTGGCCCAGGAGGACACCAACAAGGCGCACCAGCGGCCGAAACTGGAGCGGTACGGGAACACGCTGTTCACGGTGCTGCGCCCGGCCCGGTACCTCGAGGACGTGGAGAAGGTCGAGTTCGGCGAGCTGCACGTGTTCACCGGCCCGGGCTTCGTGGTGACCGTCCGGCACGCGGAGTCCCCGAACCTCGCGCGGGTCCGGCGCCGCCTCGAGAGGGAGCCGGACACCCTCCGCCACGGCCCGGAGGCGGTGCTCTACGCGATCCTCGACGAGGTCGTGGACCAGTACGGTCCGGTCGTCGCTGGCCTGGAGAACGACATCGACGAGATCGAGGACCAGCTCTTCGAGAGTGACCCGAACGTCTCGCGCCGCATCTACGAGCTCTCCCGCGAGGTCATGGCCTTCCAGCGGGCCACCCACCCGCTGCTGAGCATGCTCGAGCACCTCGAGCAGGGTTTCGACCGCTACGGCGTCGACATCGAGCTGCGGCACCGGCTGCGCGACGTCCACGACCACACCATCCGCGTGGTCGAGCGGGTCGGCGCCTTCCGGGCGCTGCTCCAGAACGCCCTGACGGTCAACGCGACGCTCGTGGCCCAGGAGCAGAACGAGGAGATGCGGCGCGTCACCGAGGCCAGCTACCTCCAGAGCGAGCAGGTCAAGCGCATCTCCTCCTGGGCGGCGATCCTCTTCGCCCCGACGCTGGTCGGCACCATCTACGGCATGAACTTCCGGCACATGCCCGAGCTCGGCTGGAGGTTCGGGTACCCGTTCGCGCTGCTCGCCATGGTGGCGATGGGCGTGGTCCTGTACATCGTCTTCAAGCGGCACCGCTGGTTGTGA
- a CDS encoding fluoride efflux transporter FluC, with protein sequence MVIAAGGALGAVARHGLAVWVPAGPASFPWSTFWTNVAGCLLIGVLMVLVTEVAGRPHRLLRPFVGVGFLGGFTTFSTYAVQAHQLGAAQAPATALAYLFGTLAAALLAVEVGMFLTRWAGRARRPRRGPRA encoded by the coding sequence ATGGTGATCGCGGCGGGCGGGGCGCTCGGTGCCGTCGCGCGCCACGGCCTCGCGGTCTGGGTACCGGCGGGCCCGGCGTCGTTCCCCTGGTCGACGTTCTGGACCAACGTGGCCGGCTGCCTGCTCATCGGCGTGCTGATGGTCCTCGTCACCGAGGTGGCCGGACGTCCCCACCGGCTGCTCCGCCCGTTCGTCGGGGTGGGGTTCCTCGGCGGCTTCACCACGTTCTCCACGTACGCCGTCCAGGCCCACCAGCTCGGCGCCGCGCAGGCGCCGGCCACGGCGCTGGCGTACCTGTTCGGCACCCTCGCCGCCGCACTGCTCGCGGTGGAGGTCGGCATGTTCCTGACCCGGTGGGCCGGCCGTGCCCGCCGTCCCCGGAGAGGACCGAGAGCATGA
- a CDS encoding DUF190 domain-containing protein, which translates to MREGSRALRLTVLVGESDQFRHRPVYAEIVRRARDAGLAGASVFRGLEGFGRFHKIHTSRILSLSEELPLSIVIIDEEEKIRAFLPLLDEVVSEGVAVVDEVEVVRHFGDVAQEPT; encoded by the coding sequence ATGAGAGAAGGAAGCAGGGCGCTGCGGCTGACCGTCCTGGTCGGGGAGTCGGACCAGTTCCGCCACCGACCCGTCTATGCCGAGATCGTCCGGCGGGCGCGCGACGCCGGCCTCGCCGGTGCGTCCGTGTTCCGGGGCCTGGAGGGCTTCGGGCGGTTCCACAAGATCCACACGAGCCGGATCCTCAGCCTCAGCGAGGAGCTGCCGCTGAGCATCGTCATCATCGACGAGGAGGAGAAGATCCGCGCCTTCCTGCCCCTGCTCGACGAGGTCGTCAGCGAGGGCGTCGCCGTCGTCGACGAGGTCGAGGTGGTGCGCCACTTCGGCGACGTCGCGCAGGAGCCGACGTGA
- the crcB gene encoding fluoride efflux transporter CrcB, with translation MTVLLVALGAMVGAPLRYWTDRAVQARHDSVFPWGTLTVNVAGSLILGVLAGGAAAGGVPQAVLAAAGTGFCGALTTYSTFSYETVRLTESGSRLLALLNVALNLAAGLAAAWLGLALAGVLWP, from the coding sequence GTGACCGTCCTCCTCGTGGCGCTCGGAGCCATGGTCGGTGCGCCGCTGCGGTACTGGACCGACCGGGCGGTGCAGGCGCGCCACGACTCGGTCTTCCCCTGGGGCACCCTCACGGTCAACGTCGCCGGCTCCCTCATCCTCGGCGTCCTGGCGGGCGGCGCCGCCGCCGGAGGCGTGCCTCAGGCCGTGCTCGCGGCGGCAGGGACGGGTTTCTGCGGGGCGCTGACCACGTACTCCACGTTCAGTTACGAGACCGTGCGCCTGACGGAGAGCGGCTCGCGGCTCCTCGCCCTGCTCAACGTGGCGCTCAACCTCGCCGCCGGACTGGCCGCGGCCTGGCTGGGGCTCGCGCTCGCCGGAGTCCTCTGGCCCTGA
- a CDS encoding SGNH/GDSL hydrolase family protein yields MRIPTVALALSVAVLLGGCGGQPAPAASTAAPPNPDATRLAVVGDSITEADSPDFDGGELGAESWVRHAVGEDLLLVGGWARWGATTSQMAAAVEPVDADVLVILAGTNDVGSGATHESTLSNLRRIAGTVGAPEVVISAVPPIDAAPELATDLNAALENLARQEGWRWVDAPAGLRDGEQFAEGMASDGLHPTREGARVLGEAIRETVLAAAAPTPAAGGRSGTAGG; encoded by the coding sequence GTGCGGATCCCGACCGTGGCGCTCGCCCTCTCCGTCGCCGTGCTGCTGGGCGGCTGCGGCGGCCAGCCCGCCCCGGCCGCGAGCACCGCCGCACCTCCGAACCCGGACGCCACCCGCCTCGCCGTCGTCGGCGACTCCATCACCGAGGCCGACAGCCCCGACTTCGACGGCGGGGAGCTCGGGGCGGAGTCCTGGGTCCGTCACGCCGTCGGCGAGGACCTCCTCCTCGTCGGTGGCTGGGCCCGGTGGGGCGCGACGACCTCGCAGATGGCGGCCGCGGTCGAGCCGGTCGACGCGGACGTGCTGGTGATCCTGGCCGGCACGAACGACGTCGGCTCCGGTGCCACCCACGAGAGCACCCTCTCGAACCTCCGCAGGATCGCCGGCACCGTCGGCGCCCCGGAGGTCGTGATCTCCGCCGTCCCCCCGATCGACGCGGCGCCCGAGCTCGCCACCGACCTTAACGCCGCCCTCGAGAACCTCGCGCGGCAGGAGGGCTGGCGCTGGGTCGACGCGCCCGCGGGGCTGCGCGACGGGGAGCAGTTCGCCGAGGGGATGGCCTCGGACGGGCTGCACCCGACCCGGGAGGGCGCCCGAGTCCTCGGTGAGGCGATCCGCGAGACGGTGCTCGCCGCCGCGGCCCCGACCCCCGCGGCGGGCGGCCGGTCCGGCACGGCCGGTGGTTAG
- the def gene encoding peptide deformylase yields the protein MAMREIRIVGDPVLRTPCEPVTDIDARVRSLVEDLLETVDEDGRAGLAANQIGVSLRAFSWNIDDEIGYVLNPRIVELSEDEYQDGDEGCLSVPGLWFPTKRSWYARVEGIDLDGKKVVVEGEELMARCLQHEVDHLDGMLYLDRLERSVRKKAMKAVREQL from the coding sequence ATGGCGATGCGTGAGATCCGAATCGTCGGCGACCCCGTGCTGCGCACCCCGTGCGAGCCGGTCACCGACATCGATGCCCGAGTCCGTTCCCTCGTGGAGGACCTGCTCGAGACCGTCGACGAGGACGGGCGTGCCGGCCTGGCCGCGAACCAGATAGGCGTCAGCCTGCGCGCGTTCTCCTGGAACATCGACGACGAGATCGGGTACGTGCTCAACCCGCGCATCGTCGAGCTCTCCGAGGACGAGTACCAGGACGGCGACGAGGGCTGCCTCTCGGTGCCCGGACTGTGGTTCCCGACGAAGCGGTCCTGGTACGCGCGCGTCGAGGGCATCGACCTCGACGGCAAGAAGGTCGTCGTCGAGGGGGAGGAGCTCATGGCCCGCTGCCTGCAGCACGAGGTCGACCATCTCGACGGGATGCTCTACCTCGACCGGCTCGAGCGCAGCGTGCGCAAGAAGGCCATGAAGGCGGTCCGCGAGCAGCTCTGA
- a CDS encoding DUF3145 domain-containing protein, whose translation MNGAFTRGVIFVHSAPRALCPHIEWAAGTVLDTRVTLEWTPQPAAPGMFRSEHSWVGPVGTGARLASALRGWTHLRYEITEEASPGCDGGRWSHTPELGIFHAQTDAHGNVVVPEDRVRAALVHAADPARLRHELDLALGQAWDDELEPFRYAGAGAPVRWLHRVG comes from the coding sequence ATGAATGGTGCCTTCACCCGCGGCGTCATCTTCGTGCACTCTGCGCCCCGTGCGCTGTGCCCGCACATCGAGTGGGCCGCGGGCACGGTGCTCGACACCCGTGTGACCCTCGAGTGGACGCCCCAGCCGGCTGCGCCCGGGATGTTCCGGTCGGAGCACTCCTGGGTCGGGCCGGTCGGGACCGGGGCGCGTCTCGCGTCGGCGCTGCGCGGCTGGACGCACCTGCGCTACGAGATCACGGAGGAGGCGAGCCCCGGCTGCGACGGCGGACGCTGGTCGCACACGCCCGAGCTCGGGATCTTCCACGCCCAGACCGACGCCCACGGCAACGTCGTCGTGCCGGAGGACCGTGTCCGGGCGGCCCTGGTTCACGCCGCCGACCCGGCGCGCCTGCGCCACGAGCTCGATCTCGCGCTCGGGCAGGCCTGGGACGACGAGCTCGAGCCGTTCCGCTACGCCGGCGCCGGGGCGCCGGTCCGCTGGCTGCACCGGGTCGGCTGA
- a CDS encoding DUF4153 domain-containing protein: MDRDRPLDGVGSVKLKFGLLVGLSVVAATLVAEIGGRAGVPAWLSVPVTVAAALAVTQWLARGMTSPLREMTHAASRMARGDYSARVRATSADEVGRLARAFNTMAQDLHDADDQRRQLLATVSHELRTPLAAQRALLENLVDGVVRPDDDALQTALTQSERLSDLVGDLLDLSRVDAGAAPLDVGPLAVSDLIDRAVAEAGSHGRDVTITAEVCPPDLTVHADAARLHQVVANLLDNATRHTPAGGTVTVRAETLPGGSWALEVTDTGDGIPPEHAEEVFTRFWSDQHAGGGTGLGLAIARWVCELHGGTITALPPDDGGGGRVRAVLPRLARPRAAAPSAPPPEDHAPLPAPLPTGRQHAAGEEVHVSTTASVPDVPAQGGARTAAAPSFAETLFGGLWPEGGPRTAQGALLASLGIGALAAVVLPGRSTGVALLLVLLLAGVLVLRLSPRRSRAWTLASAALCLGLGSLTVLRAAEWVTVLALLAAGLLVTTALTDARRTLAVLAGPAAWVLSAVRGLPLLGRTITATSDQRLLWPVLRTAAVSLVALVVFGGLFASGDAVFGSWVSALVPDLAWDSAIQRTFVLVAVAGVVLAACYLALNPPRVDRLALPAAQPVTRAWEWLVPVGMVVAVLAGFVLAQATAMWGGHDYVRRQTGMSYADYVHQGFGQLTVATTLTLVTVALAVHKAPRATARDRLVLRVALGVLCVLTLVVVASALFRMAVYQQAFGFTVLRVLVDVFEAWLGLLVLLVMVAGVRWSAWWLPRAALASGAALLLAVGLANPEGWVARQNIERYQETGKIDTWYLASLGPDAVPAVVDGLPEELQRCALPAAEDARPDDLLEWNLGRSRAAELVPSGAPADRSDCP; this comes from the coding sequence ATGGACCGCGACCGCCCCCTGGACGGCGTCGGCTCCGTCAAGCTGAAGTTCGGGCTCCTCGTCGGGCTCAGCGTGGTCGCGGCCACCCTCGTCGCCGAGATCGGGGGCCGGGCCGGCGTGCCGGCGTGGCTGAGCGTGCCGGTGACCGTGGCCGCAGCGCTGGCCGTGACCCAGTGGCTGGCCCGCGGCATGACCTCCCCCCTGCGCGAGATGACCCACGCCGCCTCGCGCATGGCGCGAGGGGACTACTCGGCGCGGGTGCGGGCCACCTCGGCCGACGAGGTGGGCCGGCTCGCGCGGGCGTTCAACACCATGGCGCAGGACCTCCACGACGCCGACGACCAGCGCCGCCAGCTCCTCGCCACCGTCTCCCACGAGCTGCGCACCCCGCTGGCCGCGCAGCGGGCGCTGCTGGAGAACCTGGTCGACGGCGTGGTCCGGCCCGACGACGACGCCCTCCAGACGGCCCTGACCCAGTCCGAGCGGCTGAGCGACCTGGTGGGCGACCTCCTCGACCTCAGCCGTGTCGACGCCGGCGCGGCCCCGCTCGACGTCGGCCCCCTCGCGGTGTCCGACCTGATCGACCGGGCGGTCGCCGAGGCCGGCTCGCACGGACGCGACGTGACGATCACCGCGGAGGTCTGTCCCCCGGACCTCACGGTCCACGCGGACGCCGCGCGCCTGCACCAGGTGGTCGCCAACCTCCTCGACAACGCCACCCGGCACACGCCCGCCGGCGGCACGGTGACCGTCCGTGCAGAGACGCTGCCCGGCGGCAGCTGGGCCCTCGAGGTGACCGACACCGGCGACGGCATCCCGCCCGAGCACGCCGAGGAGGTCTTCACCCGCTTCTGGTCCGACCAGCACGCGGGCGGAGGGACCGGCCTGGGCCTGGCCATCGCGCGCTGGGTCTGCGAGCTCCACGGCGGCACGATCACCGCGCTGCCCCCGGACGACGGCGGAGGTGGTCGCGTCCGCGCCGTCCTGCCCCGTCTCGCCCGGCCCCGGGCGGCCGCACCGTCGGCCCCGCCGCCGGAGGACCACGCCCCCCTGCCCGCACCCCTGCCCACCGGGCGGCAGCACGCCGCCGGAGAAGAGGTCCACGTGTCCACCACCGCGTCCGTTCCCGACGTCCCCGCGCAGGGGGGTGCCCGGACCGCCGCCGCGCCGTCGTTCGCCGAGACTCTCTTCGGCGGCCTCTGGCCGGAGGGCGGCCCCCGGACCGCCCAGGGCGCCCTGCTCGCCTCTCTCGGCATCGGGGCCCTCGCCGCCGTCGTCCTGCCCGGACGGAGCACCGGGGTCGCGCTGCTGCTGGTGCTCCTGCTCGCCGGCGTCCTCGTGCTGCGGCTCTCCCCGCGTCGGTCCCGCGCGTGGACGCTCGCGTCGGCGGCGCTCTGCCTCGGCCTCGGCTCGCTCACGGTGCTCCGCGCCGCGGAGTGGGTCACGGTCCTGGCGCTGCTCGCCGCGGGCCTCCTCGTCACGACGGCGCTGACGGACGCACGCCGCACCCTCGCCGTGCTCGCCGGCCCCGCCGCGTGGGTCCTCTCGGCCGTGCGGGGCCTGCCGCTGCTCGGGCGGACCATCACCGCCACCAGCGACCAGCGGCTGCTGTGGCCGGTGCTGCGCACGGCGGCCGTCTCGCTCGTCGCGCTCGTGGTCTTCGGCGGGCTCTTCGCCTCCGGGGACGCCGTCTTCGGCTCCTGGGTCTCCGCCCTGGTGCCCGACCTGGCCTGGGACTCGGCGATCCAGCGCACCTTCGTCCTCGTCGCGGTCGCGGGCGTCGTCCTGGCGGCGTGCTACCTGGCCCTCAACCCGCCGCGGGTCGACCGGCTCGCCCTGCCCGCCGCCCAGCCGGTGACGCGGGCGTGGGAGTGGCTCGTCCCGGTGGGGATGGTCGTGGCCGTGCTGGCCGGGTTCGTGCTGGCCCAGGCGACCGCGATGTGGGGCGGGCACGACTACGTCCGCCGCCAGACCGGCATGAGCTACGCCGACTACGTCCACCAGGGCTTCGGCCAGCTCACCGTGGCGACGACGCTGACCCTGGTGACGGTCGCCCTCGCGGTGCACAAGGCGCCCCGCGCGACGGCGCGGGACCGGTTGGTGCTGCGGGTCGCCCTGGGCGTGCTGTGCGTGCTGACGCTGGTGGTCGTCGCCTCCGCGCTCTTCCGGATGGCGGTTTACCAGCAGGCGTTCGGGTTCACCGTGCTGCGGGTGCTGGTCGACGTCTTCGAGGCGTGGCTCGGCCTCCTCGTGCTCCTGGTGATGGTCGCGGGTGTGCGCTGGTCCGCCTGGTGGCTGCCCCGCGCCGCCCTGGCGTCGGGGGCGGCCCTGCTCCTCGCCGTCGGCCTGGCGAACCCGGAGGGGTGGGTCGCGAGGCAGAACATCGAGCGCTACCAGGAGACCGGCAAGATCGACACCTGGTACCTCGCCTCGCTGGGGCCGGACGCGGTGCCTGCCGTCGTGGACGGCCTGCCCGAGGAGCTGCAGAGGTGCGCCCTGCCCGCCGCGGAGGACGCGCGCCCGGACGACCTCCTCGAGTGGAACCTGGGCCGGTCACGGGCGGCCGAGCTCGTTCCGTCCGGCGCCCCCGCCGACCGCAGCGACTGCCCCTGA